The following is a genomic window from Syntrophaceae bacterium.
CACCGGCCGCTGTGTCCCCCCCATCGGGTTTGCGGATTGTAACGAACTGACAGGCAACATGAGTAATCAATCGGGATGCCGGCTCCGTTGACAGTACGGTGTCGGCATCGCGAACCACCTCTTTTAATCCCACAATTCATTTTCTCTTCACGAGTAATGGATTCGCATGATTCCGCGTTCGCCTCTGCGGCTGGCCGGAATGCCGTTCCAGTTTCTTGATTAAGGTGTGAGTTAAGCTAGTGTCGCGAGTCATTAATCCGCTTACAAAAGCGTGAGAGGGATGCCAAGATGTCATCCGCTGTTTTCGTCCACACAAACGGTTTCGGATTTGCGTTATGGATCGAGAGATAGTCTTTGATCGCGTCTCCAACTGCCGCGTGCTCCGATGGGTCCCCCTGCGGATCTGTTTTTCCGTGAGGGCGGCAAACCATCGTTCGACCAGATTGAGCCAAGAAGCGCCCGTGGGGGTGAAGTGCACGTGGAAGCGTGGCCTCTTGGCCAACCAGGCACGGATGGCAGGCGTCTTGTGCGTGCTGTAATTGTCCAGGATCAAGTGAACATCCAACGATTCAGGGACCGCGTTGTCGATTCGATCCAGGAACTTCCGAAACTCGACAGCCCGATGCCTCCGATGGCATTGCCCGATCACCTCCCCGGTTTTCACATTCAGGGCGGCAAAGAGGGACGTCGTCCCGTTGCGACGGTAGTCATGGGTGCGCCGTTCAATCTGCCCGGGTCGCATCGGGAGAATGGGCTGTGTGCGATCCAGCGCCTGAATCTGGGACTTCTCATCGACGCACAAGACCAGCGCACGCTCCGGCGGATTGAGGTACAAGCCCACAATGTCCCGGACCTTCTCAATAAAGAGCGGATCCGTGGAGAGCTTGAAGGTCTCGCAACGGTGGGGCTGCAAGGCAAAGGCGCGCCAAATGCGACTGATCGCACTCTGGCTCAGCCCGGAGGCCGCTGCCATCGAACGGGTGCTCCAGTGCGTCGCATCTCTCGGGGACGATTCCAACGTCATGGTGATCACCCGTTCAACCTCCTGATCCGAGATGGCTCTCGGGGCGCCGGGCCGCGGTTCGTCCAGCAAGCCGTCCAGACGACTCTCGACGAACCGATTCCGCCACTTGCCGATGGTCTGCCGGGTGAGTTGAAGCGCCTCGGCCACCTCACCGTTGGATCTGCCGGCTGCACAGGCAAGCACGATCCTTGCCCTGCAGGCAAGGGCTTGAGCGGTTTTCGGTCTTCGCGCCCACCGAAGCACGTTTCTCTCTCTTCCTCGGTCAGCGTCAGGGGAGCAAGCGGACGACTCATGTCGATCCTCCTTTTTCCCCTTTGGATACAGGAATTACCCTCGTTTGTCAACGAATTTATAACTCAGGACACTAGCGTTGTTTACAGTTTCGGGGTAATCAGACGAGGCAGCGACCTCAGAAGGAGACCCCGATGGTTATACACAAGAGCACGCGCCTGACCCCGTACCAGAGACAGGCGATTTACACGTCCTATCACGAGGACAAGAAGAAGGTCAGCGACCTGGCCGAGGCGTACCACGTCTCTCGACCCACGATTTACAAGATCCTCCGGCGCGGTCGGCAAAGGGACTTTACGGTACACAAGAGCGTCAACCAACGATTCCGCTGCCTGCGGTACGGCATCAAGCGGCTCGCCAAGGTCAAAGCGGAACTCGAGGCGAAGTTAAAGAGCCAGGCCAGGCGCTACAACAAGGACTACCCCGGGCAGATGTTCCATGGCGACACGAAGCGCCTGCCGCTGCTTGAGGGTTAGAAGGCCACGGAGCGCCGGGAATACCTCTTCGTGGCCATCGACGACTTCTCCCGGGAGCTCTACGCGGCCATCCTGCCGGACAAGACCCAGGTCTCGGCCAAGGCCTTCCTGGAGCAGGTCCTAGAGGAATGTCCCTATACGATCGAGCAGTACTACACCGACAACGGCAAGGAGTATAAAGGGGACCCGAAGCACCACGCGTTCATGACGCTCTGTGCCGAGCATCATATCGAGCAGCGCTTCACCCGGATCCGTAACCCCAAGACCAACGGCAAGGCCGAGCGGGTCATCCAGACGATCATGGAGCTCTGGCACAACAAGACCCGGTTTGTCTCCTCGGCGCATCGGAAAACGGAACTCAAGCGGTTCCTGAACTACTACAACGGCGTTCGTCCCCACAAGGGGATTGGGGATTTAACCCCGGAAGAGAAGTTGATCGAGTATTTTTATCCCGAAAAACTGTAAACAACGCTCGACGTTCTCACAATTAAGGCATGGAACCCCGGTCGTTTTGTTAGCCCACGTAAGAGCGGCCCAGGCGGCAGCATCTGGGCTGGAAAGGTATCCGTGAGCATGAATCGGAATATTGTCCCCATCATGGTAGCTATCGTATTCACCATATTGTTGCCTTCGGGAGTACAGTCGGAGCCTCGTATTCATGTAGTCTCCGGAGCCGTATCGGAGGGGCAGTTGATCAGCATAGCCGGATCCGGTTTCGGGTCCGTCGGCCCGAACGTTCTGCTTTTTGATGATTTCGAAAAAGGGCGTGATGGGGCTCAAATTGCCACGGCGCCGGGGGCGGCAACCGTGGGAAACTGGGATTACACGCGACTGACGGTCAGGTATTCCACATCTTTTTCGCACAGCGGATGGACTTCGCTGCATTCGGACTGGGGTTCAGATGGTGCGGCGGAAGGCAACAGACTCGCCGGAAAGAAACTCGGTGCTGCAACCGAACTGTTTTTCAGCTGGTGGCAATACATACCGATCGGCGCTCATGTACCCGGCGGCGGTGGGCCTCACGGACCGAACTGGAAGTTTTTCTGGCTCTTCGGGCCCCGTTTCCCCCAAAGCGACTACACCTGCGTGTTGATTACAGACACGCTTCCGCCGGGTTATGCGGATTATGTCGGCTTCGGTCTTAAGAACGACAACACCCCACCTCCTCGCTTTTCTCTAGGGTGGATTTACCCCGTAGAGTTCAGGAAAGGGGAATGGAAGAGGTTTGATCAATATTTCAAATGGGGAACTTCGAATAATGGACACTTCGGCCTGTGGGAGCTGAAGAGCACCGGCTATCATCAATGGGCGGATGCTAGGAATGTCACGACCGGTCACGAAGGGGAGATCTGGGAACACCTTAACTTTCCTGGATATGGAAGGGGCGATTCAAACAATGCCCACACATATTACGATGACATCTATATTGCAAAAGGGCCTGGTGCCAGGGCCCGTGTGGAAATAGGAAACAAGCCAACTTATTCGAAATGCACGAATCTGGCAATCATCACCCCGACAACTTGGACGGACAATAGGATTACGGCGACGGTGCGTCAAGGCTCCTTCAAAGCGGGTGACAATGCCTACCTGTTTGTCATCGACGCGAAGGGGGCCATCTCCCCGGGTTATCCGGTAACAATAGGGGGCAGCAGGCCGTAACGGTTCAGAATGGAACGAAGACAATACCATGGAACACCTAAAAACTACATCTAACTGCTCCCTGATACAACTCGCTTGCGCGCATCCGGCTTACCATGCCAGAAAAGAGTGAAATCCGACTGTACCGGCTCATTTCACGGTCGCCTGTCGGGTATGTCTTTCACTCTCTAAGAACGAGAAAGACTCCCCGCATCGTCCTCGTCTATCACGGTGTCGCTCCGCAAGACCCCGCATGTGTCGATTCAATTCTGTTTCGAGAGCATATCGCCTATCTGAATGAACACTGCCGCATCATGTCTCTGGATGACGTCCTCAATGCACGCGAACAAACGAACCGACCGGCAGCCGCCATTACATTCAACGATGCCTTCGCGAGCTTGCTGGAACACTCGTTGCTAGTGCTTTCCGAGCGTCGCGCTCTTGCCGTAATCTTTGTTCCCACAGGTTATCTCGGGAAACAATGCTTGGGATTACAAGTCGGCAGAGCCATTGATGACGATCATGACTGCGGCTGATGTGCAGGACATCTAAAGTCGGGGATTCGAAATTGGCAGCCACTCACGGTCTCATATCCGGTTGCGTGGACTGGATGTCGTCGCCTTGCAGCAGGAGATCGGTGATTCGAAAAGGATGCTTGAGGATTTGCTTGGGAAACAAATGGAACATTTGCCTATCTTCATGGAGGTAGGAACGATTTTGACGCGCGGGCCATGGAGGCAGTGAAAGAGGCAGGCTATCGGTCGGCGGTTACGACATATTTTGGCCGTCACAACCACCATTTTCACCGTTATGAGATCCGGAGAATCATCATCTGGCCCCGTGATACGATCCATGATCTTCAGATGAAGATCGACGGGCATTACGATTGGCTGATCTTAAAGGAGTTCGCGGTTCACAAAGTGAAAGCCGCCACAAGGAGGATACGTGCTCGATGAAGGTCGTGCACATGATCGACAGCGAGGGAATGTACGGCGCAGAATACGTCCTTTATAATCTGCTTCCATGCCTGCGAAAGATCGGCATCGATGCGATGCTTGCCTGTCTGAGCCCGACTGATTCGGCAGGTGCAGACCTTGGGCGGGGATTAGAAAAAAAGTGCGTTCCCGTTGTCTACTTGGACGAGAAAAAAAAAATCAGCTTGAGGGGTTTGCTGTCCATCTACCGGACGTTGAGATCGTGCCATGCAGACATTCTGCATGTGCACGGGTACAAAGCCACGATACTCGGAGGAATGGTTGCACGGGCTACAGGTGTACCGTTTATTTCGACCTATCATGCTGAAGCCGGAAAATATCCCGAACTATCGACGTACGTGAGAATAGAAACTCCATTTCTCAGAGAAGCAGCCCGAATTATTGCCGTCTCAAAAGTCATCAAAGACGATTTGACTAAACGGGGCATTCCCGAAGGCAAAATTACAGTCATTCACAACGGCATCGAGGATCCAATTCGACATGCGCTGGAGGACGGAGGCTTGGAGTGTGAGAATGAAGCTTACGTGCGTATTCTGTGTGTCGGGAGGCTGATACCAGTGAAGCGGTTCGACTTGGTTGTCCGAGCGTATTCCGTATTACGCAAGGAATTCGATGACATGTATCTTACCATTGCAGGAGCCGGCCCTTTGGAAACTGAGCTGAGATCTATGGTGAGAAAATATGGCTTGGGCGATTCTGTCAACCTGCCAGGCTATGTATCCGATACGGCAATATTATTCCGTCAGGCGGACATTTTCGTCCTGCCCTCGGAAAGCGAGGGCTCGCCCGTAGCGCTGATAGAAGCCATGGCATATGGAAAGCCAATCGTAGCATCCGCGGTTGGAGCGATTCCGGAGATGACAACTGGAAATGCAGGAGCACAGTTAATTGCGCCTTGCAACTTGGAACAGCTCATTGATGCGCTGAGGCGATTCATTGCGGATCCCTCTTATCGTCGCAAGTCGGGTAAGCTTGCGCGAAAGCGGTTCGAGAGTTGCTTCACGGCGGAAACGATGGCGGCACGATATG
Proteins encoded in this region:
- a CDS encoding glycosyltransferase family 4 protein, whose translation is MKVVHMIDSEGMYGAEYVLYNLLPCLRKIGIDAMLACLSPTDSAGADLGRGLEKKCVPVVYLDEKKKISLRGLLSIYRTLRSCHADILHVHGYKATILGGMVARATGVPFISTYHAEAGKYPELSTYVRIETPFLREAARIIAVSKVIKDDLTKRGIPEGKITVIHNGIEDPIRHALEDGGLECENEAYVRILCVGRLIPVKRFDLVVRAYSVLRKEFDDMYLTIAGAGPLETELRSMVRKYGLGDSVNLPGYVSDTAILFRQADIFVLPSESEGSPVALIEAMAYGKPIVASAVGAIPEMTTGNAGAQLIAPCNLEQLIDALRRFIADPSYRRKSGKLARKRFESCFTAETMAARYGEQYETCLRGAR